The genomic DNA ACCGACCGTACCTCTCCCGAATCATGAGCCGACGAAACGGCGGGCTGTCGAGGCGCCACCTGCTGGCCACCGGACTCTGCGGGCTCGTCACGGGCTGTTCCAACGCTCCGGCCGCCAGCTCACCGGATGGCGAGACGGCCACGACCGGTGCCGGCGAGCGCTCCCAGCGAGGGGATGTCCCGGCGCGTCGCCCGGTCGACGTCTCGGAGATGGAACTCGTGCTCGAGGATACCTTCAGCGCCAGGCAACTCGATCGGTCGCGCTGGCGCGATAAGTACCCCTGGGACGCGCGGACCCACAACTACGACGGCTACGCCGCCCCAGAGAACGTCACCGTCGAGGACGACCGGCTCGTCCTGCGGGCCGAGGACCGGCCACAGGGTGGGATGCGGTTCTCGACCGGTGTCGTCTCGGCGAAGGAGGTGTTCGAGCCCGGCTACTTCGAGGCGAGCATCAAGATTCCGCCGCCGGTGCCCGGGTTCTGGCCGGCCTACTGGCTCACGTCGGCCTCCTACCATCCCCCGGAGTTCGACATCTTCGAGTTCTACGACGGGACGCCCGAGGCGAAGATGAGCTACCACTTCATCGGCGAGGACGGTTCCGAGGAGCGTGTCCGGGGGACGTACACGGGACCGGATTTCAGCGCCGACTTCCACACCTACAGTCTGGACTGGGACCCGCCGGAGAAGGTCGTCTGGTACATCGACGGCGTCGAGCGATTCCGGTACGAGGGGCCGTACGTCAGCGACGAGTACTGCTGGTTGATCCTCAACTTCGGTATCGACCCGCCGTGGGGTGCGACGCCGGAGCTACGGCACCTGCCGGCGACCTACGAGGTCGACTGGATCAGGTGCTGGGAGCGGTAGTGACACCCCATGACCGGACACCAGCAGACAGGCGTCGGGCGAACGGCGGCCGGACGAGGGCGCCACGGGACGGGACCGGAGTGGACCGTGAGCACGGGCCGCCCCGGCGATCGATGGGCGACGCCACCGACGGACGGGGGGTCTCCCGGATGCTGAGCCGTGCCCGCGACCGGAAGGAGCTCCTCGCCGAGATCCTCGAGCAGGTCCGCCCGACGTCGATGCTCGATGTGGGGTGTGGAACGGGCGAACTCGCCCTCCGGCTCGTGGAGATCGCTGGCGTCGAGGAGTGCGTCGGGGTCGATGTCTCCGCGGCGGCCGTCGAGCGGGCGGAGGAGCACGGGCTGACCGCCTACCAGGTCGACGTGGAGGACGAGCGCCTCCCGTTCGAGGACGACCGGTTCGATGTCATCACCGCCAGCGAGGTCATCGACTACCTCTGTGACCCGGGGAACCTGTTCCGCGAGGTGCAGCGCTGTCTCCGGCCCGGCGGCGTGTTCGTCCTCACGACCCCGAACCTGGCGTCCTCGCACAACCGGATCGCCCTGCTCGCCGGGCGCCTCCCGCTCCCGATGCAGGGACAGTTCGACCGGCTGGCCGACGGGGACGAGCGCGCGACACCGCTCTCCAAACGCTGTTCGCTGTACACCTGCGGCGTGCTTCACACGGTGCTCGAGGAACACGGGTTCGTGGTCACCGAGGTCCTCGGTGCCAGCGGGGAACGCCCCGACAGCTCCCTCCTCCACGCGTTCGTCGAGACCCTGGCCGTCCAGTGGCCTCCGCTCAGTTACCGGAACGTCTTCGTCTGCGAGCACCCGCCCTGAGGCCCGGGACCAGGTTCCGAACGGCGCGCGCGAACGGGCGGGGGTCGTCCCACCGGAAGTAGTCGAACCGCGGCGTGGTGACCAGCGAGGACAGGACCGACCACGAGGCCGCCGGCAGCGACGGACGGTCGACCAGCGGACAGTCGGTCCGGGCGACACTATCGAGGTACTCCAGCTCGCCGTAGAGGAGGTGACTCCGGACGCCGCTCTCGTATGTCGGGTCGATGGCGTCGCGGCGCCCGGTCGCCAGCAGCCAGTAGTAATGCGGGAAGTCCGCGCCCGCACGGACAGTACATGGGAGCGACCGCCACATCCGGGGGTTGATCTCGGTCAGGACGAACTCGCCCGTCTCCGCGTCCTCCATGAACTCGATGCACGCCAGGCCGTGCCAGTCGAGGTGGTCGAGGAGCCGTCGGGCCACGGTCTCCAGTCGCGGCAGGTGGACGGACTCGCGGTAGACGCTGCCGCCGCCGGTGTATGAGTCCCCGCGGATCTGTCGGTGCTGGAACGTCGCGACCGGGTCGCCGTGGTCGTACAGCGCCGCCACCATGTACTCGTCGGCCTTCTCCACGAACTGCTGGACGAGGGGTTCGTGGCCGAGCAGAGCGTCCCGGAGCGCCTGCCTGTCCGGTTCGACACCAGGGTCGAGGTAGGTCACCTCGTGGATGGGGTCGCACTCCGACTCGGCGTACGTCGGCTCGTAGCCGGCGACACGCAGCGGATAGCGGGGTTTGACGACCTGTCTCCGGTCCCAGTCCTCGACATCGCCGAGCAGTCGCGTCTCGGGCACCGGGACGCCGCTCGCCTCGGCGGCCTCGGCCAGCCGGAGCCCATCGTGGGCCATCCGCAGCAGCTCGGGTGGCTGCCACAGCTCGGTGACGTGTGGGGAGAACTCGTCGGCGTACCGCGACAGCAGGTAGGCGTCCTCCTCCCGGCAGGGGACGACCGCGCGCACGTCCGACCGTGCCGCCAGCGCCACGAGCGCGTCCCGGTACGCGAGCAGATCTTCGTGGACCGACGTGACGGGGACCAGCTCGTCGCAGTACCGCGAGGCGAGCGTCGGGCGCTCGGGGCGTTCGGCGGCGGCCACGACGTTGATGTCGCGCCGCCCGAGCGACCGGACACACGCCAGCGAGGACGGTGAACCGTTCACCGGGACGAGTACGGACCGGGCCGGCGAGCGCCCTCGTGCCATACCCCTGCTCCCCCACCACGAGAATTTAGTATATCCCGATTACGCGCGGTCGAGCGGTACGCGCCGGGCTCGCCCGCAGACTAGGCCCGCGTTTCCCGGCACCGGCGGCCCGGGGCCGGCGCCCGGGCCGGCGACCGGAATCCGGGACTACTCGGTGACGCTGCCGGTCGCCGTCGCCGTCGCGCCGTCGCCGTCGGTCACCGTCAGCGAGAGATCGAACGTCTCGCCGTCCGCGTGCTTGATGCGGAAGTAGTTCACGTCGGCGGCCGAGTCACCACTCACGGCCGTCCGTCTCGCGTCGACGACGGCGCCCGTGTCGTCGCGGACCTGGACGAGGACCCGCGCGAGGTCGCCGTCGTCGTCGGCGACGACCCAGTTGGCCACGATGTCGGCGTGCGGGTTCGGCGATCCGCTCTCGCTCACCTCGAACCGGTCGACCGCCGGCGGCGTGGTGTCGTCGGTGGTGTCGTCGGTGGTGTCGTCGGTGGTGTCGTCGGTGGTGTCGTCGGTGGTGTCGTCGGTGGTGTCGTCGGTGGTGTCGTCGGTGGTGTCGTCGTCAGAGGGCTTCTCCGGGCCGGGCTTCGACTCGTCGACGAGGGAGTCCGGATCGACGTACTGGTCGTCGACGAACGTGTCGATCGCCCCCTCGTAGCTGAGGTCGGTGATCTCGCCGTAGAACCAGAACCCGTCGCCGCCGGAGGCGTGTTCGGTCCCTCCGGCGGTGTATCCATCCTCGGCGACCCACTCGTCGCTCTCGCCGTCGCTCAACTCCCCGTCGTCGACGCGGATGTGCCCGCCGCTGGTCTCGAAGGCGTAGGTCACCGGATCGCCGTCGTCCGAGCGCACCCAGAAGTAGTGCTCGGTCAGGTCCCCGGTGTCGCTCTCGGTCGTCGCGGAGACGGTGTCGCTCTCGCCGGACTCGTTGCCCGCGGCGTCGACCGCGGTGACCGCGAAGTCGTAGGTGGTGTCCGCGTCGAGGCCCGAGACGGTCACCGACGTACCGGAGACCGACCGGTCCAGACCGCCGTCGACGTAGACGTTGTAGCCGTCGACGCCGGTGTCGTCGGTGGCGGCATCCCACGCGAGGCTCACGGCGTCGGAGCGGATCCCCGTCACGTCGAGATTCGTCGGGTCGCTCGGCGGGGTCGTGTCCGCCGTGTCGTCGGAGCCGCCGCTCCCGGGGGCGTACTCCCAGACCCGGACCCAGTCGACCACCATCTCCTCGTCCCAGGACTCGGAGTAGTCGGGACTACCGACCTTGTCGATGATGTTGGTCAGCATCATGTAGTGGTCCCCACCGTTGCGGAGCGCCTCCAGCGCCTCCCACTCGGTGATCGAGCCGACGTGCATCCCGTCGAAGTAGAACGCGACGCGGTCGCTCCGCCACTCCGCCGCGTAGACGTGGAACCCCTCGGTCAGGTCGTCCGCCGAGTCGTACTCGACATCGAGCGAGTCGTGGGTCGAACTGTCGTCGGAGATGGTCGAGGTCGAGTAGTGGACGTGGTACTCCGCGCGGTGGGTGTCCTCCCAGCCGCCGTCGTTCTGGAAGATCTCGATGACGTCGATCTCCGGCGGCCAGTCCTCCGAGTTCGGCTTCGTCCAGAACGCCGGCAAGACGCCCGTCCGGTCGGGCAGCCTGATTCTCGCCTCCCAGTAGCTCCCCTCGAAGGCACCGAACGTCTCCTTCGTGTTCACCGCGGAGGTCCTGACGGAGTCGGGGTCCCCGGAGTGCGAGAACGAGAGGTGGAGCCGCCCGTCACGCACGGCGACCTCGTCGGCGTCGATCCGGCCGGCGGAGTTCCGGTCGGTGGTGCCCCAGCCGTAGCCGACCTCCCACTTCGAGGTATCGAGCGCCCCGGCGTCGAAGGTGTCCTCGAACGCGAGTTCCCAGTCCTCGGGGGTGGACGGGCCACCGGTGGCTCCCCGGGTGAGACTCGTGCCCAGTCCGACGCTGCCCAGCGTGGCCGCGCCAGCTGCGGCGAACTTCAGGTAGTTCCGGCGGTCGACTGTGAGGTCGTCCGCCCCTTCGTCACTGTCCGTCCCATCAGTAGCTTCGTCCTTCCCGTCAACCATCGTCCGGTAATGTGTGATTAATAGTATACCGGTTATTACCGGTCAAACGCGAGGTAATAACCCGGTAGCTACGGTTGGTCACGTTTGGCCATCAGATAGCTACGTTTCGTCTGGATCCGCACCCGACGGGGTCCCGACTCCGTCCCATCCGGAGCCCGGCGAGAAGGAACAGCGTACTGCCACTCGGCGGTGGTCAGGAGCTCGTTACCGGTGCCGGCCGGGCTGGCGCGCGACCCGTGCGTCAGGCGAGCAGGTCCGACGGCCCCCGCTCGTGCACCGCGCCGTCATCGGTCAGCGACCACTCCGCGACCGGAGTCTCCCAGTCCCCGTACCTGATGGCGAGGTAGTCCTCCAGCTCCGTGGGCGTATGGACGCCGAGTTCCTCATCGTACCGTAGCTCCTCGAGGTGCGACAGCGGGAGCCGGAGGGTGAGCACCTCCACCAGGAGCGATTTCGGGAACGACGTCATCTCCACGTGCCCGCCGGTGGACCGTGCGTACCACTGGATGAACGGGTAGAGCCGGTCGACGACGGTCGTGAGTCCCGGGACCCCGAACTCCTCCCTGACGCGTGACTGGGCCGTCCAGGCGCACTCGCCGTCGCGCCGGAAGACCATCACGTCGACGATGCGCCTGTTCGACCGGGAGCGTGGTCCCCGGTCCGTCCGAGGGAGGAACTGGTACTTGTACGTGTGCCCGCGGTAGGATCTGCTCTGGACGTGATAGCCCTTCGACTCGATCTCCGGCCGGAGCGCCTCGATCACGTCGACGTCCGAGGCCCACACCGCCAGGTCGATGTCGTCGTCGTACTTCGTGAGTTCACCCGACCGGACCAGCGTCAACAGCGTCCCGCTCTCGACCCAGTGGGTGACGTCGTGCTCGGCGAACAGCGACGTCACCCAGGATAGCTGCTCGTCCATGACCCCACCGAGACGCGGTGCTGTGCTTGTAATAACCGGCCTACTGGGCGGTAGCCGGGTCACCAGGTGAGCCGGCGTGGGTTGGCGATGATCCGGCGGGGGTCGGGACCGAACCACCACCCGTACAGCATCGTCGAGCGGGACTTCAGGCGGGCGATGGTCTCGGCAGAGACGACCTGTCGCTCGGCGAGCAGGCTCCGGCGCTGGCCGTACAGCCGCACGAGGACGCGCCACACCGGTCCGACCCGCCCCCGCGCGGTCACGACGCCGTAGGCGGACCAGACGAGTGTCGTGAACAGTACGTAGCGCCACGGGAGGTTCCTGACGGCGAGCCGGATGCGGTTCTCGATCCCCCGCTCGCGGGTCTCCGCCGGTGGGAGGCGTGCCTTCGGGGTCTGCTTGTGTGAGACCACGACCTCCGGCGTGTAACGGATGTCGTAGCCCGCATCGAGGAGCCGCAGGGAGAGGTCGTGTTCCTCGAAGCCGTAGACGAACTCCGGCGGGAAGGCGCCGACGTCGTCGATGACCTCGCGGCGGATGGCGTTCCCGACCCCGCAGAACGACGACGCACGGTAGGGCTCGCTCGGCGGTGTGTCGAGGTCCGGCGGGTCGGGAATCTCCATCAGGATGGGGTCGCCCGTCTCGTGACTCCGGCTCTGGAAGGCGAGGACGCCGACGTCCGGAGCGGCGCTGAACAGCGATACCATCCGCCCGGTCGCCTCCGGGTCAGGGAGCACAGCGTCGTCGTCGATGGTCACGAGGAACTCGCCCGCGGCCCGCTCGTAGCCGAGGTTCCGGGCCTTCGGCACCCCCATCCGCTCGTCGAACTGGTGGTAGTGGACCCGTTCGAGGTCGAACCGGCCGCCCGGCTCGAACATCGCCCCCGTCTCGTCGGTCGAACTGCTGACGACCACGACCTCCAGCGGGCGGTACGATTGCTGGAGGATGGAGTCGAGCGCCGCCGCGAGCTCGGTCGGCCTGTTGTACGTCGCGACGACGTAGGAGACGAGCGGGTCCGTCGCCGTCACGGCGACCACCCCTCGGCCGGGACTGGCGTTCTGGTTGGCCCGGTGGACAGGTCCACGACGGCTGGATGTCGCGCACCGATCCGGGTGGGCTCCTCGTCGGATGACGCCTCCGGGTCGACGACCGGGCCCCCGTCGGCGGCGACCAGCCGGACGGCGCCGGAGCTGTAGACGACGTTCCGCGGAGCGGTGATCCGTTCCGCCTCCGTTGCCGTGAGGTGGGTCGGCGGGACCCGGGCGAACTCCTCCGGCCCGGCGATGGCACGCTCCCGGACGAACACGTATCCGGCGTCGAGCGTCTCGAACCGGACGGCCGGCTGCCACTCGTTCTTCAGGACCACGAGTTCCACGTCGTAGTATCCGGACGGCAGGACCGACCGGAGCAGCTGATAGCTCACCGGGTCGGCGAAGACCGGTGTCTGGTCGGGGTACTCCCGGACCTCGAGCTTGTTTGCGGGCTGGTACGTCACCCGTTCGACGGGCGCGTGGGTCCGCAGCCAGACG from Haloglomus litoreum includes the following:
- a CDS encoding carboxylate--amine ligase, with the protein product MARGRSPARSVLVPVNGSPSSLACVRSLGRRDINVVAAAERPERPTLASRYCDELVPVTSVHEDLLAYRDALVALAARSDVRAVVPCREEDAYLLSRYADEFSPHVTELWQPPELLRMAHDGLRLAEAAEASGVPVPETRLLGDVEDWDRRQVVKPRYPLRVAGYEPTYAESECDPIHEVTYLDPGVEPDRQALRDALLGHEPLVQQFVEKADEYMVAALYDHGDPVATFQHRQIRGDSYTGGGSVYRESVHLPRLETVARRLLDHLDWHGLACIEFMEDAETGEFVLTEINPRMWRSLPCTVRAGADFPHYYWLLATGRRDAIDPTYESGVRSHLLYGELEYLDSVARTDCPLVDRPSLPAASWSVLSSLVTTPRFDYFRWDDPRPFARAVRNLVPGLRAGARRRRRSGN
- a CDS encoding glycoside hydrolase family 16 protein yields the protein MSRRNGGLSRRHLLATGLCGLVTGCSNAPAASSPDGETATTGAGERSQRGDVPARRPVDVSEMELVLEDTFSARQLDRSRWRDKYPWDARTHNYDGYAAPENVTVEDDRLVLRAEDRPQGGMRFSTGVVSAKEVFEPGYFEASIKIPPPVPGFWPAYWLTSASYHPPEFDIFEFYDGTPEAKMSYHFIGEDGSEERVRGTYTGPDFSADFHTYSLDWDPPEKVVWYIDGVERFRYEGPYVSDEYCWLILNFGIDPPWGATPELRHLPATYEVDWIRCWER
- a CDS encoding glycosyltransferase family 2 protein, producing MTATDPLVSYVVATYNRPTELAAALDSILQQSYRPLEVVVVSSSTDETGAMFEPGGRFDLERVHYHQFDERMGVPKARNLGYERAAGEFLVTIDDDAVLPDPEATGRMVSLFSAAPDVGVLAFQSRSHETGDPILMEIPDPPDLDTPPSEPYRASSFCGVGNAIRREVIDDVGAFPPEFVYGFEEHDLSLRLLDAGYDIRYTPEVVVSHKQTPKARLPPAETRERGIENRIRLAVRNLPWRYVLFTTLVWSAYGVVTARGRVGPVWRVLVRLYGQRRSLLAERQVVSAETIARLKSRSTMLYGWWFGPDPRRIIANPRRLTW
- a CDS encoding family 16 glycosylhydrolase yields the protein MVDGKDEATDGTDSDEGADDLTVDRRNYLKFAAAGAATLGSVGLGTSLTRGATGGPSTPEDWELAFEDTFDAGALDTSKWEVGYGWGTTDRNSAGRIDADEVAVRDGRLHLSFSHSGDPDSVRTSAVNTKETFGAFEGSYWEARIRLPDRTGVLPAFWTKPNSEDWPPEIDVIEIFQNDGGWEDTHRAEYHVHYSTSTISDDSSTHDSLDVEYDSADDLTEGFHVYAAEWRSDRVAFYFDGMHVGSITEWEALEALRNGGDHYMMLTNIIDKVGSPDYSESWDEEMVVDWVRVWEYAPGSGGSDDTADTTPPSDPTNLDVTGIRSDAVSLAWDAATDDTGVDGYNVYVDGGLDRSVSGTSVTVSGLDADTTYDFAVTAVDAAGNESGESDTVSATTESDTGDLTEHYFWVRSDDGDPVTYAFETSGGHIRVDDGELSDGESDEWVAEDGYTAGGTEHASGGDGFWFYGEITDLSYEGAIDTFVDDQYVDPDSLVDESKPGPEKPSDDDTTDDTTDDTTDDTTDDTTDDTTDDTTDDTTDDTTPPAVDRFEVSESGSPNPHADIVANWVVADDDGDLARVLVQVRDDTGAVVDARRTAVSGDSAADVNYFRIKHADGETFDLSLTVTDGDGATATATGSVTE
- a CDS encoding class I SAM-dependent methyltransferase; translation: MGDATDGRGVSRMLSRARDRKELLAEILEQVRPTSMLDVGCGTGELALRLVEIAGVEECVGVDVSAAAVERAEEHGLTAYQVDVEDERLPFEDDRFDVITASEVIDYLCDPGNLFREVQRCLRPGGVFVLTTPNLASSHNRIALLAGRLPLPMQGQFDRLADGDERATPLSKRCSLYTCGVLHTVLEEHGFVVTEVLGASGERPDSSLLHAFVETLAVQWPPLSYRNVFVCEHPP